The following proteins are co-located in the Brevibacillus laterosporus DSM 25 genome:
- a CDS encoding metal-sensitive transcriptional regulator — MDYNDSVKNRLKRIEGQVRGVLKMMEEDKDCRDVVTQLSAVRTAVDRVIGLVVASNLEHCIREELEKGNDPEQVIKEAVDILVKSR; from the coding sequence ATGGATTATAATGATTCTGTCAAAAATCGATTGAAGCGAATAGAGGGTCAGGTACGCGGTGTACTGAAGATGATGGAAGAAGATAAGGACTGTCGAGACGTGGTGACACAGCTTTCTGCCGTTCGTACCGCTGTAGATCGTGTAATTGGTCTAGTCGTCGCGAGTAATCTGGAGCATTGTATACGTGAAGAATTGGAAAAGGGAAATGATCCAGAACAGGTAATTAAAGAAGCTGTCGATATATTGGTTAAAAGTAGATAA
- a CDS encoding sodium-dependent transporter: MSKSEQWTSKLGFILAAAGSAIGLGAIWKFPYVAGTSGGGAFFLLFLLFTLLLGTPLLLGELIVGRSTGKDAVSAYKAIAPNTPWHWVGRLGIVTCFILLSFYSVVGGWILLYFIKSITGQLIGQGLDYNQLFGQTISDSWLVLSVQFLFMIITILVVSRGVTNGIEKANKYMMPALFLIFLALIVRSVTLPGAWEGITFFLQPNFSELTSKSILYALGQAFFSLSVGVSVMVTFSSYLPKNESLPKSTVSIVILTIITSLLAGLAIFPAVFSLGMKPTEGPGLLFVVLPAVFDHIPFGAFFLTTFLLLFLFATLTSAFSMLEISVAAITKGNQAKRASAAWKVGILIFVLGIPSALAYGVLGDITIFGKSFFDAADFLVSNILMPLGALLISIFVAWKMKRDILLAEVQQGSTGKVVWFKAWYCLLKYVVPVAIIVVFISLVFGL; encoded by the coding sequence ATGTCAAAAAGTGAACAGTGGACTTCAAAGTTAGGTTTTATTTTGGCTGCCGCAGGATCAGCAATAGGGCTAGGGGCGATTTGGAAGTTCCCTTATGTTGCTGGTACGAGTGGTGGAGGAGCTTTTTTCTTACTGTTTTTGTTATTTACGCTGTTGCTAGGTACTCCTTTATTACTAGGAGAGCTAATAGTTGGACGAAGCACGGGAAAAGATGCTGTTTCTGCTTATAAAGCGATCGCACCTAATACCCCATGGCACTGGGTGGGTAGATTAGGTATTGTTACTTGTTTTATCTTATTATCATTCTACAGTGTTGTAGGTGGCTGGATTCTTCTGTATTTCATTAAAAGCATCACAGGACAATTGATTGGCCAAGGTTTAGATTATAATCAATTATTTGGTCAAACCATTTCAGACTCATGGCTAGTGTTGTCTGTTCAATTTTTATTTATGATAATTACGATTTTGGTTGTGTCCCGAGGAGTTACTAATGGGATCGAAAAAGCTAATAAATATATGATGCCGGCACTCTTTCTGATTTTTCTCGCCCTTATTGTTCGTTCCGTTACGTTGCCGGGAGCTTGGGAAGGAATTACCTTCTTCCTACAACCAAATTTTAGCGAATTAACTTCTAAATCAATTTTGTATGCTTTGGGACAGGCTTTCTTCTCGTTAAGCGTAGGTGTATCGGTTATGGTGACCTTCAGCTCCTATTTGCCAAAGAATGAAAGCTTACCAAAATCTACAGTTTCCATTGTAATTTTGACCATTATCACCTCTCTGTTAGCCGGCTTGGCAATCTTTCCAGCTGTTTTCTCATTAGGAATGAAGCCTACGGAAGGACCTGGACTTTTATTCGTGGTCTTGCCAGCAGTGTTTGATCATATTCCGTTTGGAGCCTTTTTCTTGACCACCTTCTTGTTATTGTTCTTGTTTGCTACCTTAACCTCTGCATTCTCCATGCTAGAAATTAGTGTAGCAGCGATCACAAAGGGCAATCAGGCAAAACGTGCTTCCGCTGCTTGGAAGGTAGGCATTTTGATTTTCGTATTAGGAATTCCTTCTGCATTAGCATACGGAGTGTTAGGTGATATAACGATCTTTGGTAAAAGCTTCTTTGATGCAGCGGATTTCTTGGTAAGTAATATCTTAATGCCACTTGGAGCTTTACTTATTTCTATATTTGTAGCGTGGAAGATGAAGCGTGATATCTTACTAGCAGAAGTACAACAAGGCTCAACAGGTAAAGTAGTCTGGTTCAAAGCGTGGTACTGCTTACTCAAATATGTAGTACCTGTAGCTATTATTGTTGTATTTATTAGCTTGGTGTTCGGACTATAG